From one Amphiura filiformis chromosome 13, Afil_fr2py, whole genome shotgun sequence genomic stretch:
- the LOC140167625 gene encoding uncharacterized protein, with product MGADKGKCTVVQSASEYESKVKEMLSDQHTYEKLSKDPTPSYKRKLVEILKRLKNEDKINEGQYRLLYPTAENTPRMYCTTKIHKPGNPIRPIVDYTGSIAYQTSKALAEILAPLVGTSEHHVVNSKALAEEMTAVMIDDGDILNSHDVVSLFTNTPIDKSLDVIKARLESDNTLKDRTKLNAEDIIQLLSFVLTTTYFSFRGQIYRQIFGAAMGSPVSAIVANLFMEWLEKEAVATAPLDCKPKIWRRYVDDVLEIIQKDSTQKLTDHLNSVDPTGNIKFTFEEEDQGKIPFLDTLIVRKEDGSLKLLVYRKKTHTDQYLNFQSQHPLHQKLGVIRTLMDRMDNIVTEEEDKKEEEIKIRTALAECGYPKWSLDRVKQQMKDKQPKAREKKKDDTPSKGMVVIPYVEGVAERLQRIFKKHNISTARRCDLPTR from the coding sequence ATGGGTGCAGATAAGGGAAAATGCACGGTAGTACAATCAGCAAGTGAATATGAAAGTAAGGTTAAAGAGATGCTTAGCGATCAACATACATACGAGAAGCTGAGTAAAGATCCCACTCCCTCTTACAAAAGAAAGCTTGTTGAGATTCTGAAAAGGCTCAAGAATGAGGACAAAATTAATGAGGGGCAATACAGGTTACTTTACCCAACAGCAGAGAATACCCCCAGGATGTATTGCACTACCAAGATACACAAACCTGGTAATCCTATCAGACCAATAGTTGACTACACCGGCTCTATTGCGTATCAGACATCGAAAGCTCTCGCAGAAATACTTGCGCCTTTAGTCGGTACCTCTGAACATCATGTGGTAAATTCCAAAGCCTTAGCAGAAGAGATGACAGCCGTGATGATAGACGATGGTGATATTTTGAACTCCCATGACGTCGTATCGCTCTTCACGAACACCCCAATTGACAAATCACTGGACGTCATTAAAGCCAGGCTTGAAAGTGACAACACTCTTAAGGACAGAACCAAATTGAATGCTGAAGACATCATCCAACTTCTCAGCTTCGTTCTCACCACAACATATTTCAGTTTTCGGGGACAGATCTACCGCCAGATTTTCGGAGCTGCCATGGGCAGCCCAGTCAGTGCTATCGTCGCCAATTTATTCATGGAGTGGTTAGAGAAAGAAGCAGTTGCCACAGCGCCCCTTGATTGTAAACCAAAGATCTGGAGAAGATATGTTGATGATGTGTTGGAGATCATACAGAAGGATAGCACTCAAAAGCTCACTGACCATTTAAATTCCGTAGACCCGACTGGGAATATTAAATTCACATTTGAAGAGGAGGATCAGGGTAAAATCCCTTTTCTGGACACATTAATCGTCCGCAAAGAAGACGGGTCCTTGAAGCTGCTGGTTTACCGAAAGAAAACGCATACGGACCAGTATCTGAATTTTCAGTCGCAGCACCCCCTTCACCAAAAACTTGGGGTCATCCGGACTCTTATGGATAGGATGGATAACATCGTGACAGAGGAAGAAGACAAGAAAGAGGAGGAAATAAAGATCAGAACAGCGCTAGCAGAGTGTGGCTATCCAAAATGGTCTTTGGATAGAGTTAAACAGCAAATGAAGGACAAGCAACCGAAAGCGAGAGAGAAAAAGAAGGACGACACTCCATCAAAAGGAATGGTGGTCATACCCTACGTGGAAGGCGTGGCAGAGAGGCTGCAaagaatttttaaaaaacataacATCTCCACGGCGCGGCGATGCGACCTACCAACACGCTAA